One stretch of Cedecea neteri DNA includes these proteins:
- a CDS encoding ChaN family lipoprotein, with translation MRKKLILASLIALASLGLSACSQTTHTPPAASQAAIARGQIIDLHSGETLTDRQLLVKLAGAQRLIVGEKHDNAEHHQIELWLMQNLARERPQGSVLLEMLTAGQQPRVTRVKSWLKEDPLVRDGRIQELLSWQKGWPWEMYGGVVTEALRAPYPLLNANINRDEIMRLYKEPRFPEGKLSTAPAVQAALKETIIAMHEGNIEGPQLTSMLAIQQQRDRYMAQQLLNAPAPALLIAGGYHASKSFGVPLHMEDLSPSSRPVVLMLAEKGMNVTEAQADYVWFVAPAAAKR, from the coding sequence ATGCGTAAAAAATTGATCCTTGCGTCTTTGATAGCGTTAGCCAGCCTGGGCCTCAGCGCCTGCAGCCAAACCACTCACACTCCCCCAGCGGCCAGCCAGGCCGCCATTGCTCGCGGGCAAATCATTGATTTGCACAGCGGCGAAACCCTAACCGATCGGCAGCTGCTGGTTAAGCTCGCTGGCGCTCAACGGCTTATCGTCGGCGAAAAACACGATAACGCCGAACATCATCAGATTGAGCTCTGGCTGATGCAAAACCTGGCTCGGGAACGCCCACAGGGCAGCGTGCTGCTGGAGATGCTAACGGCAGGCCAGCAGCCGCGCGTCACCAGGGTTAAAAGCTGGCTGAAGGAAGACCCGCTGGTGCGGGATGGCCGTATCCAGGAACTGCTTAGCTGGCAAAAAGGCTGGCCGTGGGAGATGTACGGCGGCGTTGTCACCGAGGCGCTGCGTGCCCCTTACCCTCTGCTCAATGCGAATATCAACCGCGACGAGATAATGCGTCTTTATAAAGAGCCGCGTTTCCCTGAAGGCAAACTTTCGACGGCCCCTGCCGTGCAGGCCGCGCTGAAGGAAACCATTATTGCGATGCACGAGGGGAATATTGAAGGCCCACAACTGACGTCAATGCTGGCGATTCAGCAGCAGCGTGACCGCTATATGGCGCAACAATTACTGAATGCCCCCGCTCCGGCGCTATTGATTGCCGGCGGCTACCACGCGTCTAAAAGCTTCGGCGTTCCGCTGCATATGGAAGATCTCTCCCCTTCATCACGGCCGGTTGTGCTGATGCTGGCGGAAAAAGGCATGAACGTCACCGAGGCTCAGGCTGATTACGTCTGGTTTGTCGCCCCGGCCGCAGCAAAACGGTAA
- a CDS encoding dihydrofolate reductase family protein, protein MANIVYYVAATLDGYIADSHHKLDWLMTFHLGDDATPYDEFYQTVGAVIMGAETYTWILENSPEGWPYADVPAFIVTHRSLSIPEGKNITLVQDTASVIAAQARTAAKGKDVWLVGGGKTAALFAAAGELQRLFITQIPVVIGAGIPLLPVSKPLSLRPVTQKVLKSGAVEMVCDVVVG, encoded by the coding sequence ATGGCGAACATCGTTTATTACGTGGCGGCCACGCTGGATGGTTACATTGCCGACAGCCACCACAAGCTCGACTGGCTCATGACCTTCCATCTGGGGGATGACGCAACGCCATACGATGAGTTTTATCAGACAGTCGGCGCGGTGATTATGGGGGCGGAAACCTACACCTGGATTCTCGAAAACTCTCCGGAAGGCTGGCCTTATGCCGACGTTCCGGCATTTATCGTCACGCATCGTTCGCTCTCCATTCCTGAGGGGAAAAACATCACCCTGGTGCAGGATACGGCCTCCGTAATTGCGGCACAGGCTCGCACAGCCGCCAAAGGCAAAGATGTCTGGCTGGTTGGCGGAGGCAAAACCGCCGCCCTGTTTGCAGCAGCCGGCGAGCTGCAGCGCCTGTTTATCACCCAGATTCCCGTGGTTATCGGGGCGGGGATACCGTTGTTACCGGTGAGTAAACCGTTGAGCCTCAGGCCAGTCACGCAGAAGGTGCTGAAAAGTGGGGCTGTTGAGATGGTTTGTGATGTGGTGGTGGGATAA
- a CDS encoding toxin YdaT family protein yields the protein MQIKHELIRDVVRAWAVEINRENVGRAVSIEYFRMGGGALRLLPADAQNADHVNQQNLFRWLDSDSAQSKAKVRQLLPAILSALPRQLSARLVLANSMEYRALQQARAALDEAADAYVAATVVDLVNHITGSTSASVVLH from the coding sequence ATGCAAATCAAACATGAATTGATCCGCGACGTTGTTCGCGCCTGGGCCGTGGAAATTAACCGAGAAAATGTTGGCCGTGCAGTATCCATCGAGTATTTCCGCATGGGGGGCGGGGCGCTTCGACTGCTGCCTGCAGATGCGCAGAACGCCGACCACGTAAACCAGCAAAACCTATTCCGCTGGTTAGACAGTGACTCAGCGCAATCAAAGGCAAAGGTGCGCCAGCTGCTGCCGGCAATCCTCAGCGCATTGCCACGCCAGTTGAGCGCCCGCTTGGTACTTGCCAATTCCATGGAGTACAGAGCTCTGCAGCAGGCGCGTGCAGCTCTTGACGAAGCAGCTGATGCATACGTCGCTGCGACTGTCGTAGATCTTGTTAATCACATCACCGGCAGCACCAGTGCTTCCGTCGTTCTGCACTAA
- a CDS encoding S9 family peptidase, whose protein sequence is MEKLWKATPLFIACSLYASCAAADMPRPPATEKIPHQLIEHGDIRVDNYFWLRDDSRSDVKVLRHLEDENNYARQALQPAAELTEKLYQEMVARMSPENRSVPFQRNGYLYQDVYLAGQDYAVSQRQPAGSKKEWQTLVDGNQRAKGQAYYQLSGLVVSQDNQMMAIAEDTAGSRQYRLSLRDLQSGKWLAETIDNTSGNMVWSNDGHYLFYVRNDPQTLVPSQVWRHRPGTPVAEDKLVYQEKDGGFYLGLSRSSSDRYLIITLSASTSSEVRLLDADRPEAPPVLFAVRSPGIEYYLDHFGDDFYLRANQESANFGLYKSHAPGDKWRPVVAPQPGKMVEGFTLFKDWLVVSERQDGLSQIRKINWLNHGEQTLKFDDASYMAWLGYNPDPQSGKLRYGYSSMTTPTSTYEWDLASGERTLLKRQEVNNTDPQDYHSERIWTTARDGVKVPVSLVYNKKMFKPGHSPLLVYGYGAYGMSMDPAFSASRLSLLDRGFVFAIVHVRGGGELGQQWYQQGKLENKQNSFNDFLDATHSLVKQGFGQAGRLYAMGGSAGGLLVGNVINQQPALFNAVVAQVPFVDVVTTMLDESLPLTVGEYDEWGNPHRKADYLRLKSWSPYDNVKPSHYPNLLVTSGLNDSQVQYWEPAKWVAKLRENQQGPGKILLLTDMQAGHGGKSGRIKRLENTALEYSFILEADKQR, encoded by the coding sequence ATGGAAAAACTATGGAAAGCTACGCCGCTGTTCATCGCCTGTTCGCTTTACGCGAGCTGCGCTGCCGCCGACATGCCCCGGCCACCCGCTACGGAAAAAATCCCCCACCAGCTGATTGAACATGGCGATATCCGCGTGGATAACTATTTTTGGCTCAGGGACGACAGCCGCAGTGACGTAAAGGTACTGCGTCACCTGGAAGATGAAAATAACTATGCCCGTCAGGCTCTCCAGCCCGCCGCTGAATTAACGGAGAAGTTGTACCAGGAGATGGTCGCGCGGATGAGCCCGGAAAATCGCTCGGTCCCCTTCCAGCGCAATGGCTACCTTTATCAGGATGTTTATCTGGCCGGACAGGATTATGCCGTCAGCCAGCGCCAGCCAGCAGGAAGTAAAAAGGAATGGCAGACGCTGGTTGACGGGAATCAACGCGCCAAAGGTCAGGCCTATTATCAGCTAAGCGGCCTGGTGGTCAGCCAGGATAACCAGATGATGGCTATCGCGGAAGACACCGCCGGTAGCCGCCAATACCGCCTCTCGCTGCGTGATTTACAAAGCGGAAAATGGCTCGCCGAAACTATCGACAACACCTCCGGGAATATGGTCTGGTCAAACGATGGTCACTATCTGTTCTACGTGCGCAACGATCCGCAAACGCTGGTGCCCTCGCAGGTCTGGCGGCACCGGCCAGGAACGCCGGTTGCAGAAGATAAATTAGTCTATCAGGAGAAAGATGGCGGCTTTTATCTCGGTCTCTCCCGCTCCTCGTCCGATCGTTATTTGATTATCACGCTCAGCGCCAGCACGTCGTCAGAAGTACGCCTGCTGGATGCCGACAGGCCGGAAGCGCCGCCGGTGCTGTTCGCCGTTCGCAGCCCCGGAATTGAGTATTATCTTGACCATTTTGGCGACGATTTCTACCTGCGCGCGAATCAGGAAAGTGCCAATTTCGGGCTGTATAAAAGCCACGCCCCGGGTGACAAATGGCGGCCCGTTGTCGCGCCTCAACCGGGAAAAATGGTGGAAGGATTCACCCTGTTTAAGGACTGGCTGGTGGTGTCTGAACGCCAGGACGGGCTGAGCCAGATCCGCAAGATTAACTGGCTGAACCACGGTGAGCAGACGCTGAAATTCGATGATGCCAGCTATATGGCCTGGCTCGGCTACAACCCGGACCCACAGTCCGGCAAGCTGCGCTACGGTTACTCCTCGATGACGACCCCAACCAGCACTTACGAATGGGATTTAGCCAGCGGGGAACGTACCCTGCTTAAACGGCAGGAGGTGAATAACACCGACCCGCAGGACTACCATAGCGAACGGATTTGGACCACGGCACGCGACGGCGTGAAGGTGCCCGTTTCGCTGGTCTATAACAAAAAAATGTTCAAACCGGGCCACAGCCCGCTGCTGGTGTATGGCTATGGCGCTTACGGAATGAGCATGGATCCGGCCTTCAGCGCCAGCCGCCTGAGCCTGCTGGATCGCGGGTTTGTCTTTGCTATCGTTCACGTGCGCGGCGGCGGCGAGCTGGGCCAGCAGTGGTATCAGCAGGGGAAACTGGAGAACAAACAGAACAGCTTCAACGATTTTCTTGATGCCACGCATAGCCTGGTTAAACAGGGCTTCGGCCAGGCCGGCAGGCTCTATGCCATGGGCGGAAGCGCGGGCGGCCTGCTGGTTGGCAACGTCATCAACCAGCAGCCGGCCCTCTTTAACGCCGTGGTCGCGCAGGTGCCGTTTGTGGATGTAGTGACAACCATGCTGGATGAATCACTGCCGCTCACGGTGGGCGAATATGACGAATGGGGTAACCCACACCGGAAAGCAGACTATCTGCGACTCAAATCCTGGAGCCCGTACGACAACGTGAAGCCTTCGCACTACCCTAATCTGCTTGTGACCAGCGGCCTCAATGACTCGCAGGTGCAGTACTGGGAACCCGCCAAATGGGTCGCTAAGCTGCGGGAAAACCAGCAAGGCCCCGGCAAAATACTTCTGCTGACCGATATGCAGGCCGGACATGGCGGTAAATCAGGCCGAATAAAACGCCTGGAAAATACCGCACTGGAATACAGTTTTATTCTGGAGGCAGATAAACAGCGCTAA
- a CDS encoding SDR family NAD(P)-dependent oxidoreductase, with protein sequence MSNASKGTALVTGASGGIGAVYADRLAKRGYDLILVARNTDRLNQVAERLRQESGRSVQIVTADLGNATELLQLETRLKDDESISLLVNNAGFGSKESILEANVDEMTAMIDLNVTALTRLTYAAAPAMAARKHGTIINIASIVAIAPELLNGVYGASKAFVLALSHSLQHELTGSGVRVQAVLPGATATNFWNITGVGGHENLPQSWVMSTEDMVDASLAGLDAGEKVTIPALQEGSDWDNWEAERRAVSTRLSAAQPAPRYVR encoded by the coding sequence ATGAGCAACGCATCTAAAGGCACCGCCCTGGTCACAGGCGCATCCGGCGGCATCGGCGCAGTCTATGCGGACCGTCTCGCTAAACGCGGCTATGATCTGATTCTGGTCGCCCGTAATACTGACCGCCTAAACCAGGTTGCCGAACGTCTCCGCCAGGAAAGCGGCCGGTCAGTCCAGATAGTTACCGCCGATCTCGGCAACGCGACGGAGCTGCTGCAGCTGGAAACGCGGCTCAAAGACGATGAGTCGATTTCGCTGCTGGTTAACAACGCCGGTTTTGGCTCGAAGGAAAGCATTCTGGAAGCCAACGTGGACGAAATGACGGCGATGATCGACCTGAACGTGACGGCGCTTACTCGTCTGACCTATGCCGCTGCCCCGGCAATGGCAGCCCGGAAGCACGGCACCATCATCAATATCGCCTCGATTGTGGCCATCGCGCCTGAATTGCTGAACGGCGTTTACGGCGCCAGCAAAGCTTTTGTGCTGGCATTGAGCCACTCTTTGCAGCATGAACTGACGGGTTCAGGCGTGCGTGTTCAGGCCGTGCTGCCGGGCGCAACCGCCACGAACTTCTGGAACATCACCGGCGTCGGCGGCCATGAAAACCTGCCGCAAAGCTGGGTGATGAGCACCGAAGATATGGTCGATGCCTCACTGGCCGGCCTGGACGCTGGCGAGAAAGTGACGATACCTGCGCTGCAGGAAGGCAGCGACTGGGATAACTGGGAAGCTGAGCGCCGGGCGGTTAGCACCCGCCTGAGCGCGGCCCAACCAGCCCCGCGTTACGTCAGATAG
- a CDS encoding DUF1187 family protein, giving the protein MRFSEKRLTREQCEKMLSRSKEAGRTSEEKVTVSKFNCVCIKQSAKTKK; this is encoded by the coding sequence ATGCGCTTTTCCGAGAAAAGGCTCACGCGAGAGCAGTGCGAAAAGATGTTATCGCGAAGCAAAGAAGCCGGGAGAACCTCTGAGGAAAAAGTAACCGTCTCAAAATTTAACTGCGTCTGCATAAAGCAATCGGCAAAGACCAAAAAATAA
- a CDS encoding RrF2 family transcriptional regulator, translating into MIISSRHDVALAFLIHLAGENKSVAKIAHNTGSSLSNMEHTATVLRHAGLITSIRGKTGGYALTRSLEQITVGDIFDAVGTETKRRGYGLFDEIHRRLKDVAVSDLLARRSCTK; encoded by the coding sequence ATGATAATTTCAAGCAGACACGATGTTGCCCTCGCCTTCCTGATCCACCTCGCTGGCGAAAACAAATCCGTGGCCAAAATCGCCCATAACACTGGTTCTTCTCTAAGCAATATGGAACACACAGCGACAGTACTTCGGCATGCAGGCCTTATCACTTCAATCAGGGGAAAGACAGGGGGTTATGCGCTAACTCGTTCACTGGAACAAATCACTGTCGGTGATATTTTTGATGCTGTGGGTACCGAAACAAAGCGCCGGGGTTACGGACTCTTTGATGAGATACACCGGCGCCTGAAGGATGTTGCTGTCAGTGATTTATTGGCGAGACGGTCGTGTACAAAATAA
- a CDS encoding GlxA family transcriptional regulator, which yields MQKVGFVVTPGYSTMGFAVITAFEVANLMAEAPVYELHLLSEHGGRVQTSAGFDVMTESMADTQYDLLLFGATMEQASAATIEFVRQAAAYARRVAAACLGTFLLAEAGLLEGRRATTHWMYARDLQQRFPGISVEEDKIFICDGPYWTSAGMTAAIDLALALIEDDLGPDIARTIARKLVLYHRRSGGQSQFSSLLELEPKSDRIQKVMTYARAHLENALSVEELAAVASLSPRQFSRSFQAETGQSPARAIEYLRLESARMLLETSARSIDEVARQTGFGERDRMRRAFLRAYGQPPQVIRRQARGDEELQA from the coding sequence ATGCAGAAAGTAGGTTTTGTCGTGACTCCCGGTTATTCGACCATGGGCTTTGCCGTCATTACGGCGTTTGAAGTCGCTAACCTGATGGCGGAAGCACCGGTTTATGAGCTGCATTTGCTGTCAGAGCACGGCGGCAGGGTGCAAACGTCGGCTGGGTTTGACGTAATGACCGAGTCAATGGCCGATACGCAGTACGATCTCCTGCTGTTTGGCGCCACTATGGAGCAGGCTTCTGCCGCGACCATCGAGTTTGTGCGCCAGGCTGCGGCCTATGCTCGCCGCGTGGCCGCCGCCTGCCTGGGGACATTTTTATTGGCGGAAGCCGGGTTGCTGGAGGGCAGGCGAGCTACCACGCACTGGATGTATGCGCGCGATCTACAGCAGCGTTTTCCCGGAATAAGCGTGGAAGAAGACAAGATTTTTATTTGCGACGGGCCTTACTGGACTTCGGCAGGCATGACGGCGGCTATCGATCTGGCTTTGGCGCTGATTGAGGACGATCTTGGGCCTGACATCGCCCGCACCATTGCCCGTAAACTGGTGCTCTACCATCGCCGTTCCGGCGGCCAGTCACAGTTTTCCTCACTGCTTGAGCTGGAGCCTAAATCGGACCGCATTCAGAAAGTGATGACTTACGCCCGTGCCCATCTGGAAAACGCGCTCAGCGTTGAGGAACTGGCCGCGGTGGCCAGTTTATCACCCCGGCAGTTTAGCCGCAGCTTTCAGGCAGAAACCGGGCAGTCACCCGCTCGTGCGATAGAGTATTTGCGCCTTGAGTCCGCCCGCATGCTGCTTGAAACCAGCGCCCGTTCTATCGACGAAGTTGCCCGGCAAACCGGGTTTGGCGAGCGGGACAGAATGCGCCGGGCGTTTCTTCGTGCCTACGGCCAGCCGCCGCAGGTTATACGCCGCCAGGCACGGGGCGATGAAGAACTGCAAGCCTAA
- a CDS encoding helix-turn-helix domain-containing protein: MENENLSDLPLVTQRLNEIIDTKHVSKADLARITGVSRASVNGWFKRGSISKEAAAKLASHTGVSMAWILGEDEEIHSQYSEDERKLIEIYRELPSVERTNMLAVFEMRLNELKKFYGKFFDSNK, encoded by the coding sequence ATGGAAAATGAGAACCTTTCTGATCTGCCGCTGGTCACACAGCGCTTAAATGAGATCATTGATACCAAACACGTATCCAAAGCAGACCTGGCAAGAATTACTGGGGTCAGCCGCGCTTCTGTTAACGGATGGTTCAAGCGAGGAAGCATAAGCAAAGAAGCCGCCGCCAAGCTTGCAAGCCACACGGGCGTATCCATGGCTTGGATCTTGGGTGAAGATGAGGAAATTCATAGTCAATACAGCGAGGATGAAAGAAAGCTGATCGAGATTTACCGTGAGCTTCCTAGCGTAGAACGCACTAATATGCTTGCTGTCTTTGAAATGCGCCTTAATGAACTTAAAAAATTCTACGGAAAGTTTTTCGACTCAAACAAATAG
- a CDS encoding tautomerase family protein produces the protein MPVFTVTLRSTGTLDKKRISAAIHAATITTGYPHNDLFQRFISLDDDSLYVDPTYPDLESPRSANFVLIEAVLSSGSPDARKHLLLESLVHELGLIGVDSNDLMVLFSEIDRLNSSFGGGRRASPVSMSQ, from the coding sequence ATGCCCGTATTTACTGTTACGCTGCGAAGCACCGGTACTTTAGATAAAAAAAGAATTTCGGCCGCCATTCACGCCGCCACGATTACCACCGGCTACCCCCATAACGATCTGTTCCAGCGCTTTATAAGCCTCGACGATGACTCGCTTTATGTGGACCCAACTTATCCTGACCTGGAATCCCCGCGTAGCGCTAACTTCGTGCTGATTGAGGCGGTACTCTCCTCTGGTTCTCCTGATGCCCGTAAGCATCTGCTCCTTGAGTCTCTGGTTCACGAACTTGGCCTGATCGGAGTAGACAGCAACGATCTGATGGTGCTTTTCAGTGAGATCGATCGCCTGAACAGTTCATTCGGCGGGGGCAGAAGAGCCTCACCTGTCTCTATGTCACAATAA
- a CDS encoding TonB family protein codes for MTDTFYAHPTSGKGVWFTVSLLLHGLLFLALIWQATEVQPALQPAPAVMLQWSDNIEAPASPLPLPVGIAQQESAAAEEKQQAEDKQQRPLPEDKNAVIEVTRQKKAAEGEKKKPRPPRNVREQTSDSSQASVSTNAAPQASVVSSRIAAPYNSDAAKQNSLEDSWESRVKGHLNRFKRYPADARKRARTGISVVTFTVNAAGEVIGSSLSSSSGTRSLDREAIEVLERARPLPKPPTERLKGGVYSVMMPISFDLTELSQS; via the coding sequence ATGACAGATACATTTTATGCGCATCCGACAAGCGGAAAAGGCGTGTGGTTTACCGTTTCTTTGCTCCTGCACGGCCTGCTTTTTTTAGCCCTGATTTGGCAGGCAACGGAGGTGCAGCCTGCCTTACAGCCTGCACCCGCCGTGATGCTGCAGTGGTCGGATAACATCGAAGCACCGGCATCTCCGCTGCCGCTTCCCGTGGGGATTGCACAGCAGGAGTCTGCGGCCGCAGAGGAAAAACAGCAGGCCGAAGACAAGCAGCAGAGGCCGCTGCCGGAGGATAAAAACGCGGTGATTGAAGTCACCCGGCAGAAAAAAGCTGCCGAAGGCGAGAAGAAAAAACCGCGTCCGCCGCGCAACGTCAGGGAGCAAACCAGCGACAGCAGCCAGGCGTCCGTCTCGACCAATGCCGCGCCTCAGGCCAGCGTTGTTTCATCCCGCATTGCCGCGCCGTACAACAGCGATGCCGCGAAACAAAACAGCCTTGAAGACTCCTGGGAGAGCCGCGTAAAAGGCCATCTTAACCGCTTTAAACGCTACCCTGCTGACGCCCGCAAACGCGCCCGTACGGGCATCTCGGTCGTGACGTTTACCGTGAACGCTGCGGGAGAGGTTATTGGAAGTTCGCTGAGCAGCTCGTCGGGAACACGCTCGCTTGACCGCGAAGCGATTGAGGTTTTAGAGCGCGCCCGGCCGCTGCCCAAACCACCCACCGAACGCTTAAAGGGAGGCGTTTATAGCGTGATGATGCCAATAAGCTTTGACCTGACGGAGCTGAGCCAAAGCTAG
- the xisR gene encoding excisionase family protein, with amino-acid sequence MPQVIFNDKWMVAAALTGRTGLSERQIKALRDGVWIEGIHYKRQSVTGGKTKRGLLWYNLSQINQLIEEL; translated from the coding sequence ATGCCACAGGTCATTTTCAACGATAAATGGATGGTCGCTGCTGCCCTCACTGGACGCACAGGTTTAAGTGAGCGGCAGATCAAAGCTCTTCGTGATGGGGTCTGGATCGAAGGGATTCACTACAAGCGGCAGTCCGTTACCGGCGGCAAAACTAAAAGAGGATTGCTCTGGTACAACCTTTCGCAAATCAACCAACTTATAGAGGAGTTGTAA
- a CDS encoding site-specific integrase, protein MVFPTGVELHNGKIRISFTYRGIRCREVLKGWTVSSSNIKKAGNLRAVIVSEIQLGEFDYTLRFPESSSVKKFTSARVARSWGELVELWMDAKEEEVYKNTMARMKAQLKSIAIIIGERTPIDKITHSDMMQYRKKLLRGETFYKEGSKRNRTGRSVNTVNDYISLVCQILRFAYRSKFIRSKPFEHVTKLHKARTKPDPLLRDEYAAMMLANAGQDRNMWQLAINAGPRHGELAALSWADVDFEKGTLHICRNLTSLGDFVPPKTLAGDRVITLLSPALDALRAQFLLTGNLPPVEIRQQFREYGKSELQQHRFVFVSGLSRNMPGKFFTPQSIADRWDAAIKKSGIRRRTPYQSRHTFACWALSVGANPSFIASQLGHEDAEMVFRVYSSWIKEFDGEQVSMLNQKLGVAPTVPPNKKITKNTK, encoded by the coding sequence ATGGTGTTCCCGACAGGTGTTGAACTGCACAACGGCAAGATCCGCATTTCTTTTACTTATCGCGGCATCCGCTGCCGTGAAGTACTGAAAGGCTGGACCGTGAGCAGCTCTAACATCAAAAAGGCGGGAAATCTTCGAGCAGTCATTGTCAGTGAGATCCAGCTTGGCGAGTTTGATTATACCCTGCGCTTCCCCGAGTCCAGTTCAGTTAAAAAATTCACTTCGGCCCGGGTAGCTCGTTCGTGGGGAGAGCTTGTTGAATTGTGGATGGATGCCAAAGAGGAAGAGGTTTACAAAAATACGATGGCCAGGATGAAGGCCCAGCTTAAAAGCATAGCTATCATCATTGGCGAGAGAACGCCCATCGATAAGATCACGCACAGCGACATGATGCAGTACAGGAAGAAATTATTGAGGGGAGAGACATTTTATAAGGAAGGAAGTAAACGGAATAGAACTGGCCGGAGCGTTAACACCGTCAATGACTATATCTCGCTAGTCTGCCAGATCCTGCGGTTTGCTTACCGCAGCAAATTTATACGTAGCAAGCCCTTTGAGCACGTCACCAAATTACACAAGGCCCGTACTAAACCCGATCCGCTACTGCGTGATGAATATGCCGCAATGATGCTGGCTAACGCCGGGCAGGACCGGAATATGTGGCAACTGGCCATCAACGCCGGTCCGCGGCATGGGGAGCTCGCCGCGCTGTCGTGGGCTGATGTGGATTTTGAAAAAGGCACGCTTCACATCTGCAGGAACCTGACAAGCCTGGGTGATTTTGTTCCGCCAAAAACGCTGGCCGGCGACCGGGTAATCACTCTGCTCTCTCCAGCTCTCGATGCCCTGCGAGCACAATTTTTATTAACGGGGAATTTACCACCAGTGGAGATCCGCCAGCAATTCAGAGAGTACGGTAAAAGCGAACTGCAGCAGCATAGATTTGTCTTTGTCTCTGGCTTATCACGTAACATGCCAGGCAAATTTTTTACGCCTCAGTCAATCGCCGATCGCTGGGATGCCGCAATAAAAAAATCTGGCATCCGCCGGAGGACGCCTTATCAATCCCGACATACCTTCGCCTGCTGGGCTTTATCCGTCGGCGCAAACCCGTCGTTTATTGCCAGCCAGCTCGGGCATGAAGATGCTGAAATGGTTTTTCGTGTTTATTCGTCGTGGATCAAGGAGTTCGATGGTGAGCAGGTCAGCATGCTAAATCAGAAATTAGGTGTTGCCCCCACAGTGCCCCCGAATAAAAAAATAACGAAAAATACCAAATAA
- a CDS encoding transcriptional regulator, giving the protein MSDLKTGLDKAIHAFGGQRKLARALGISAPTLNKVVNKYAGKIPPKYLQKIHELTGVTPHELRPDIHPNPTSGLPVEKNNNTPVV; this is encoded by the coding sequence ATGTCCGATTTAAAAACAGGCTTAGATAAAGCCATTCACGCATTTGGTGGGCAACGAAAGCTGGCTCGCGCATTGGGTATTAGCGCACCAACTCTAAACAAAGTCGTGAATAAATATGCCGGGAAAATTCCACCTAAGTATCTCCAAAAAATTCATGAGTTAACTGGAGTTACGCCTCATGAGTTACGGCCTGATATTCATCCAAATCCAACATCTGGCCTACCAGTTGAGAAAAACAATAACACCCCTGTGGTTTGA